A region of Lycium barbarum isolate Lr01 chromosome 1, ASM1917538v2, whole genome shotgun sequence DNA encodes the following proteins:
- the LOC132600488 gene encoding uncharacterized protein LOC132600488 gives MQCTNYLPGYYYPRDHVFSLTGSNSRSIPHSGIAWNSSRGFNLAFPPFMVDQSQDLVYQKDILRQTILKHEATFRYQVNELHRLYGRQRELMDEIKRRKQVDDHVHLQELEPNTFVSLLRSEISEKTFRHSVNLTIIEPYAPSKEMFQESFSFGADKTVQPGVDCLSGKNILNECTASLLKNDTSRKRMLDLELPAEKAIDNEEENPVKRINVLISEFQPQRSSKVKFVASGDSSSSPASYRGTFLLFDLNEPAQPFESECPNSAFGSNNIHEEIQDRDLDLSGIGRAECSTLNKEGRDGSNFKSFDEDNKFSDYTNCRKGMDLNLTPPTYLSDYRSAPSSDISHLNFPEGGNVEIHKNYEVLDSKMVPDSSPEYRKCTRDNHLVGTSIDSKLSTTNICIDLNSCIKEDLLSSSPSEATKSTGERDLEGPVSPENKECSPPRGDSQDSKVSTSIYLPGRGHNDPIEEFDKVAADILIFISSSAKSAIGEPSEASRHFLGQLAEVASSLSSCPENEVEQPMEKEKGIAFCNQPRRGQARRRKKDQKDLQTDVVPAVGSLLHQMIAPKSGPWKKTPSGASSRGGRWSNDGERTTFALLLQHTLDNKHGITGRFLKGWGVTKRRQRARRAQSYVSPLFFS, from the exons ATGCAGTGCACTAACTATCTTCCAGGATATTACTACCCAAGAGATCATGTTTTCAGTCTTACGGGTAGTAATTCACGGTCAATACCCCACAGTGGTATCGCCTGGAACAGTAGTAGAGGATTCAATCTTGCGTTTCCTCCATTTATGGTAGACCAGAGccaggatttagtttatcagaaGGATATATTGAGACAGACAATACTTAAACATGAAGCAACATTTAGATATCAG GTCAATGAACTTCATCGTTTATATGGAAGACAAAGGGAATTAATGGATGAGATTAAAAGGAGAAAACAAGTGGATGATCATGTACACTTGCAAGAATTAGAGCCAAATACTTTTGTGTCTCTGTTAAGGTCTGAAATTTCTGAGAAGACCTTTAGGCACTCAGTAAATCTCACAATCATTGAGCCATATGCACCAAGTAAAGAAATGTTTCAAGAGTCTTTCAGTTTTGGTGCCGACAAGACTGTGCAACCAGGTGTTGACTGTTTATCAGGTAAAAACATTTTAAATGAATGCACAGCATCATTATTGAAGAACGACACATCAAGGAAGAGAATGTTGGATCTTGAACTTCCAGCAGAAAAAGCCATTGATAATGAAGAGGAAAATCCTGTTAAAAGGATAAATGTTCTGATTTCAGAATTTCAACCTCAACGTTCTTCGAAAGTCAAATTTGTTGCCTCTGGAGACTCTTCCAGTTCTCCCGCAAGTTATAGGGGTACCTTTCTTTTGTTTGACCTGAATGAACCAGCACAGCCTTTTGAGTCAGAGTGTCCGAATTCTGCATTTGGATCGAATAACATTCACGAGGAAATCCAGGACAGGGATCTGGATTTATCCGGTATTGGACGTGCAGAATGCTCAACTCTGAATAAAGAAG GGAGAGATGGAAGCAACTTTAAGTCATTTGATGAAGACAATAAGTTTTCAGATTACACAAATTGTAGGAAAGGCATGGACTTGAATTTGACACCTCCTACCTATTTGTCTGACTACCGGTCTGCACCCTCCTCCGACATTTCCCATCTTAATTTTCCTGAAGGCGGAAATGTAGAGATTCATAAAAATTATGAGGTTCTTGACAGTAAGATGGTTCCTGATTCTTCACCTGAATATAGAAAATGTACCAGGGATAATCACCTTGTAGGGACTAGCATTGATAGCAAGCTTTCGACAACTAATATTTGCATCGACTTGAACTCCTGCATCAAAGAAGACCTTTTATCATCTAGTCCAAGTGAAGCAACAAAGTCTACTGGGGAAAGAGATCTGGAAGGTCCTGTTAGCCCAGAAAATAAGGAGTGTTCTCCACCAAGAGGAGATTCTCAGGACAGTAAAGTCAGTACATCAATCTATTTACCAGGAAGAGGCCATAATGATCCAATCGAGGAATTTGACAAGGTTGCAGCTGATATACTTATTTTTATTTCATCATCTGCAAAGTCTGCCATTGGTGAACCATCTGAAGCTTCTAGACACTTTCTAGGCCAGCTTGCTGAAGTTGCTAGTTCTCTGTCTAGTTGTCCAGAGAATGAAGTTGAACAACCCATGGAGAAGGAAAAAGGTATTGCATTCTGTAATCAGCCAAGGAGGGGTCAAGCAAGGAGGAGGAAAAAGGATCAGAAGGACCTTCAAACAGATGTAGTACCTGCAGTGGGATCTCTTTTGCATCAGATGATTGCTCCAAAATCCGGTCCATGGAAGAAAACTCCGAGTGGGGCTAGTTCCAGAGGCGGGAGATGGTCCAATGATGGAGAGAGAACAACATTTGCTCTCCTACTGCAGCATACTTTGGATAACAAACATGGAATCACAGGCCGATTTTTGAAAGGCTGGGGGGTGACAAAAAGGCGGCAAAGGGCTCGGAGAGCTCAGTCTTATGTGTCTCCTCTTTTTTTTAGCTGA